TTCTCGCAACTGATTCTAAACAGGGCGAGAAAGAGTTTCAGACAGaggtaaaaaagaaaacatatatctATTATGAAAATGTGCTTGATGATTCTGTATGACATTCAAATCTAAAGAATCAGATTAGGACTAGTTGATTATGCCCATGCTTAGTTATGTGAAACTGTTGCTATTGCTTCATCCACAAgttgttattttatttgttaaactCGCTCACTTGTCTATTCTTTTTCAGGTTATGTTATTGGGAAGGTTGCATCACCGTAACCTTGTCAACTTGGTCGGCTATTGCGCAGAGAAAGGCCAACACATGCTTATATATGTCTACATGAGTAAAGGAAGCTTAGCTTCTCACTTGTACAGTGAGCTACTACTTTATTCATCATATATTAATCAGCTTGTTAGTAAATGAATTCCAATCAATATCAAATCCGTTCAGTATAGTTATTCACCTCTATTATCTAACATGGTTTGGAATTTCATCAACTTGATGAGCTTTCATACAAGTTTGAGACGCGCTAAAATGCTTTTACTAATACAAGCGATAAACATGAACCGCTGAGCTGGGATTTGAGAATATATATTGCTTTAGACGTGGCACGTGGTCTAGAGTATCTTCATGACGGGGTAAGTAAGCTTATTATTTATGCCTGAAAACATTAACTATTCCATTGCATCTCTTCAACTTGCAAAGCTATGCTATACTCAACCTTCGTTTTGCAGGCTGTTCCTCCTGTAATCCACAGAGATATCAAATCTTCCAACATTTTGTTAGATCAATCCATGCGAGCTCGGGTAACTTATCTTCTTTCTCCCACTTGAGATCTCTTTACCTCAACTTTTCTCATTGTTGTTAACTTCAGGTTGCTGACTTTGGCCTGTCTAGAGAAGAAATGGTAAACAAACATGCTGCTAACGTCAGAGGAACGTTTGGTTACCTCGATCCAGAGTACATCTCCACAAGAACATTCACCAAGAAAAGCGATGTTTATGGCTTCGGGGTTTTGCTTTTCGAGCTTATAGCCGCAAGGAATCCTCAACAAGGTCTAATGGAATATGTTGAGCTGGTAAAGACAAATAACTAACAAATCCTTAGTTTCACATTTGTTTCTTTGAAGAGTTACATTTAaagacaactttttttttgttttgatgaaaAAACAGGCGGCGATGAATGCAGAGGAGAAAGTTGGGTGGGAAGAGATTGTGGATTCGAGATTAGATGGGAGGTTTGATTTACAGGAAGTGAACGAAGTGGCAGCTCTTGCATATAAATGCATCTCTCGTGCACCGAGGAAACGTCCCAACATGAGGGATGTTGTTCAGGTTTTGGCACGTGTTGTCAAGGTGAGACATTCCAGAAAACGTCAGAAGATGTCTTCCTCGCCTTATCCGTGTCTTCCTACGGTGGAGTCAAGTGGTGAGCAGACCGGGAATAGATCGGTACGGTCGGAAAATTATAGGAGAGATAATTCCATGGAGAGTAGTATAGTTGAAGACTAGTGATGTAATTGTTGAAACAAAGAATGATGAAGTTTATTACAAGTATTgacatattttttaattgaattttatttagttttttttaagagGGTTTTAGGATGATTTGTAGATTTTGTCATACACTGATGTTGATGTTTACCACATTTAGCCCAAGCCCATAAAAACCCATAAGAGAAGTTAATCAGGGTCGTGATCCGAAAACGCTGTCGTTCGGAGTCCAGCGATAATCGTTATCCACGTTTTATCGCCTGGATAGGAggaagaagaatcaagaagtgtTAGGCTACTTGGCAGCGAAAGTTGCAGAGCGAGAACAGAGTTCAAAAAAATGGCGACCATGTCTGCTCTTCAGAGCTCCTTTACATCTCTTTCTATATCCTCATTCCTCGGCCAGCGTCTCCTTTCCCCGATTCCCCTCTCCGTCGCATCTCCGGTAACTCCGATTCTCTAATTCTGATCTTAATCTCTCGTCATTAGCACTTTAAATGGTTTTAGACTCTGGAACGACACCGTTTGACTGCTTCTCCAACATACTGAGAATGCTTTCATGTTGAGTGCAAAATGTCTGCATTTTGGTATCTCCTCTGCTTATCTGTTGAACTCATTGCAGGTCAAGCTCGCTGAGAACCGCCCATGTCTTGTCTTTGCAAAGGTTAGTGACCACAAGAACCCATCTGTCAAGTGTCAACCAGAAGGAAATTGTTGAATCTTCCCAAATGTatgattgcttcttctttttgttatgttttttttttttcttgatttcagCTTAAGCGTTGGGAAAGGAAGAAATGCAAACCAAACAGTCTTCCCATCCTGCACAAGATGCACGTCAAGTTTGGAGATACGGTCAAAGTGATATCTGGACGAGACAAGGGTAAGGTTGGAGAAGTCACTAAGATCTTTACCCACAACAGCACCATCGTCATCAAAGATGTTAACCTCAAGACCAAACACATGAAGAGCCGTGAAGAGGGTGAGCCTGGCCAAATTGTCAAGGTCAGTCATcatgactctctctctctctttcgttAATTTGCAAAACAGAAACCATAGCTCTCCTTCACTTTCTTTTTAGACAATGTGTTACGTGTTACAGATCGAAGCACCGATCCACAGCTCAAATGTGATGCTGTATTCGAAAGAAAAGGAGGTGGTAAGCCGGGTGGGTCACAAGGTCCTTGAAGATGGACAGAAGGTAAGATATCTTATCAAAACTGGGGAACTTATCGACACTGTTGAGAAGTGGAAGCAACTTAAGGAGGCTAAGGATAAAGAAACAACTCAAGTTGCAGCTGCCTCCGCATCTTAACATCTCCactttttgatatatttatctCATGAATGTATTAAGTAAAGCTTCGAACGGTCTGTGCTTTATTCtaaagatacattatttttacAGAGTATTTTCTAAAACTAGTGCATGTGCAAAGCTATGGAATATGTTTTATATCAACCAAAATTTTACCAATAAACCACTTCAAATGAGAGGATTCCGGATTTGGATTTCTGTCATTATCTTCCAGTTGTAGAGCGGTCTGATAAGTAGCTGTGATTATCAAAACTCATGTCTCGTGAGTACTCTGAgaagaaacataaaattaagatttttcAAAACTCCTCTACCACGAATACGTACAAGAATCTGTGATATGAACCGATTTTTGCTTGAGAAAGATTAAAGAAGATTCACGCTAAGCTTCTTCTTAGCTCTAGTGCTAATTCAGCTTGGTGATTTGCCACAACGAGATGCAAGGGACTAAACCTTTTTGCCAAGTAGAGCCCATGGCATCAACTCCCGATCAGTCCAGTGTCTCAAACCGTAAAGGCGAGCAGCACATGAAGACAAAGCCCACAACACAGACTTTTGCAA
This genomic stretch from Brassica napus cultivar Da-Ae chromosome C9, Da-Ae, whole genome shotgun sequence harbors:
- the LOC106423177 gene encoding calcium/calmodulin-regulated receptor-like kinase 1, which translates into the protein MEGGVSFGLIVGISLGLVIGVVLAISALCCFTYHSKRSQIANSASRRTATLPIRDNGADSCTIMSDSTLAPDSPVKSSTNGRSLWLDGFTKKSNVVSASGILEYSYRDLQKATCNFTTLIGQGAFGPVYKAQMSTGETVAVKVLATDSKQGEKEFQTEVMLLGRLHHRNLVNLVGYCAEKGQHMLIYVYMSKGSLASHLYSDKHEPLSWDLRIYIALDVARGLEYLHDGAVPPVIHRDIKSSNILLDQSMRARVADFGLSREEMVNKHAANVRGTFGYLDPEYISTRTFTKKSDVYGFGVLLFELIAARNPQQGLMEYVELAAMNAEEKVGWEEIVDSRLDGRFDLQEVNEVAALAYKCISRAPRKRPNMRDVVQVLARVVKVRHSRKRQKMSSSPYPCLPTVESSGEQTGNRSVRSENYRRDNSMESSIVED
- the LOC125592876 gene encoding 50S ribosomal protein L24, chloroplastic-like — protein: MATMSALQSSFTSLSISSFLGQRLLSPIPLSVASPVKLAENRPCLVFAKLKRWERKKCKPNSLPILHKMHVKFGDTVKVISGRDKGKVGEVTKIFTHNSTIVIKDVNLKTKHMKSREEGEPGQIVKIEAPIHSSNVMLYSKEKEVVSRVGHKVLEDGQKVRYLIKTGELIDTVEKWKQLKEAKDKETTQVAAASAS